In a genomic window of Ochrobactrum sp. Marseille-Q0166:
- a CDS encoding MFS transporter, which produces MLIRRKQGLGDFNKLGGRNALILAICHGIFTCAISIDLTLTALTGWQLAPTPLLATLPFALITVAGAVSTLFVSHLLQRIGRQKGFALGSIIGALGGLLSVWAVFREDFWLFCIGTAAVGVYQAFAQYYRLAAADSVEPANKSRAISMVLAGGVIAAITGPMLAAWSKDFFHAALFAGAYLMVAAMGGVSAVLLLIFYRDTPTAYVGNPESEVLSPRPTGVILRTPIFVAAAANNIVGAITMMFVMTAAPLAAVSCGYSIGDGASIIQWHLVGMYAPSFVTGLLIARFGLPPILYAGMALNLACVAIAILSIDLVAFHIALFLLGVGWNFMFVGGTTLLARSYRPSEQANTQGIAEFIRFAATAVATLIAGPFLQVFGWATLNISIIPLIILAAAMTVWWNICERKSNLAIA; this is translated from the coding sequence ATGCTAATTCGGAGAAAACAGGGTCTCGGTGACTTCAATAAGCTGGGTGGGCGCAATGCCCTGATCCTAGCGATCTGCCATGGAATCTTCACCTGCGCGATATCCATAGATCTAACCTTAACCGCCCTGACGGGATGGCAACTTGCCCCGACCCCGCTGCTCGCCACCTTGCCTTTCGCGTTGATTACTGTGGCGGGAGCAGTTTCAACTCTGTTTGTTTCACACCTTCTGCAACGAATTGGACGGCAAAAAGGTTTTGCTCTTGGCTCAATCATAGGTGCGCTCGGCGGTTTGCTTTCCGTTTGGGCAGTTTTCCGTGAGGACTTCTGGCTATTCTGCATCGGAACAGCAGCCGTCGGAGTCTATCAGGCGTTCGCCCAATATTATCGGCTTGCCGCAGCAGACTCGGTTGAACCGGCCAACAAAAGTCGCGCAATCTCGATGGTTCTTGCGGGTGGTGTCATCGCGGCGATCACCGGGCCGATGCTTGCAGCATGGAGCAAGGACTTTTTCCATGCGGCGCTATTCGCGGGGGCCTATCTGATGGTGGCGGCGATGGGGGGAGTTTCGGCCGTCCTGTTGCTGATCTTCTACCGTGACACCCCAACCGCGTATGTGGGAAATCCTGAATCAGAAGTTCTGTCGCCTCGCCCGACTGGCGTTATCCTGCGAACACCGATCTTCGTGGCTGCGGCTGCGAACAATATCGTAGGAGCAATCACCATGATGTTCGTGATGACAGCCGCGCCACTAGCCGCCGTTTCTTGCGGCTATTCGATTGGTGATGGGGCGAGCATCATCCAATGGCATCTTGTAGGTATGTATGCTCCATCTTTCGTGACAGGGCTGTTGATTGCCCGCTTCGGGCTGCCACCTATTCTATATGCGGGTATGGCGCTCAACCTGGCTTGTGTTGCAATAGCCATACTTTCCATCGACCTTGTCGCCTTCCATATCGCACTTTTCCTTCTCGGGGTTGGCTGGAACTTCATGTTTGTGGGTGGTACAACGCTCTTGGCCCGTTCATACCGCCCCTCAGAGCAGGCTAACACGCAGGGTATTGCCGAGTTCATTCGGTTCGCTGCAACGGCTGTTGCTACATTGATCGCGGGCCCCTTTTTGCAAGTGTTCGGATGGGCAACACTCAACATCAGCATTATTCCCTTGATCATTCTAGCGGCTGCGATGACGGTGTGGTGGAACATTTGCGAGCGCAAGTCGAACCTGGCGATAGCATAG
- a CDS encoding ABC transporter permease produces the protein MTDVLPDQSPHDSKAAAISDRGHSFGLLRGNSLSGLILRRLLLGIVLLWAISAVIFAGTQILPGDVATAMLGQQATPQAVENIRKELGLERPALQRYVEWLGNAAQGDLGRSYSNRQDIAKSIAPRLSNTLYLAAMAALFAIPIAILLGLISVLYAGTIIDRGIAVATLSTISLPEFFVAYILIAYFAISLGLLPSSAIVNPGMSGWQRLTAIALPCLTLVIAVTGHMVRMTRASLLAVMSSPYIETAQLKGLPRWRILLKHALPNALSPVINVVALNLAYLVVGVVVVEVIFVYPGMGQYMVDHVSKRDVPVVQACGLIFASVYIGLNIIADVIVILTNPRLRHSA, from the coding sequence ATGACAGACGTTCTACCAGACCAGTCTCCACACGATAGCAAGGCAGCTGCGATTTCTGACCGTGGACATTCTTTCGGTCTTTTACGTGGCAATTCACTTTCGGGGCTGATCTTAAGGCGTCTCCTGCTTGGTATCGTTTTGCTCTGGGCCATTTCAGCTGTCATCTTCGCTGGAACTCAAATCCTACCTGGCGACGTCGCGACTGCAATGCTGGGTCAACAGGCAACACCACAGGCTGTCGAGAACATTCGCAAGGAACTCGGACTCGAACGACCGGCTTTACAACGCTATGTGGAATGGCTTGGCAATGCTGCACAGGGAGATCTGGGTCGCAGCTATTCTAACCGGCAGGACATTGCGAAAAGCATTGCGCCCCGTTTGTCCAATACACTCTATCTCGCTGCAATGGCTGCACTGTTTGCAATTCCGATCGCGATCCTGCTCGGCCTCATTTCTGTTTTGTATGCCGGTACTATCATTGATCGCGGCATAGCGGTTGCAACACTCAGCACCATATCGCTGCCAGAGTTTTTCGTAGCGTATATTCTGATTGCTTATTTTGCGATTTCGCTTGGTCTGTTGCCATCGAGCGCCATTGTAAACCCTGGAATGAGTGGCTGGCAGCGCCTTACCGCGATTGCCTTGCCCTGCTTGACGCTAGTTATTGCCGTTACCGGACATATGGTACGCATGACACGCGCTTCGCTTCTTGCGGTTATGTCATCACCCTATATCGAGACCGCGCAGCTTAAAGGTCTTCCCCGCTGGCGCATTCTCCTCAAACATGCGCTTCCCAATGCACTCTCACCGGTGATTAACGTCGTCGCACTGAACCTCGCCTATCTGGTTGTAGGTGTAGTCGTTGTTGAAGTAATTTTCGTTTATCCGGGTATGGGTCAATACATGGTTGATCATGTCTCCAAACGCGATGTGCCGGTGGTGCAGGCGTGCGGGCTTATTTTTGCATCCGTTTACATTGGCCTTAACATCATTGCCGATGTCATCGTCATTCTGACCAACCCGCGGCTGAGACATTCAGCATGA
- a CDS encoding IS5 family transposase (programmed frameshift): MSNLYWLSEGQMSRLRPFFPKSHGRPRVDDRRVLSGIIFILRNGLRWCDAPREYGPCKTLYNRWNRWCLKGIFAQILEGLSSKSPVGKTVMMDATYLKAHRTASSLQFKKGGDGRLIGRTKGGMNTKLHAVTDTQGRPIRLHVTAGQISDYTGAAVLIETLPKVDWLLADRGYDADWFRKQLKDKEIKPCIPGRKNRKKAIKYDKRRYKRRNRIEIMFGRLKDWRRIATRYDRCPIVFRAAIDLAAVVIFWLGNQ, encoded by the exons ATGAGTAATCTTTACTGGCTGAGCGAAGGACAAATGTCACGCCTTCGCCCCTTTTTCCCTAAAAGTCATGGACGTCCGCGCGTTGATGACAGGCGTGTCTTGAGTGGAATTATATTCATTCTTCGCAATGGGTTACGGTGGTGTGATGCCCCTCGGGAATACGGGCCTTGTAAAACGCTCTATAATCGTTGGAACCGTTGGTGTCTCAAGGGGATATTTGCTCAAATATTGGAAGGCCTGTCTTCCAAGTCGCCGGTCGGAAAGACCGTCATGATGGATGCGACCTATTTGAAAGCACACCGCACGGCTTCAAGCCTACAGT TTAAAAAAGGGGGCGATGGACGCCTGATCGGTCGGACGAAAGGTGGCATGAATACCAAATTGCACGCCGTCACCGACACGCAGGGGCGTCCCATCAGGTTACACGTCACGGCCGGACAAATCAGCGACTATACCGGAGCTGCAGTCTTAATCGAGACGTTACCGAAGGTCGACTGGCTTCTTGCTGACAGAGGCTATGATGCAGACTGGTTCAGAAAACAGTTAAAAGACAAAGAGATAAAGCCATGCATCCCGGGGCGCAAAAACCGCAAGAAGGCTATCAAGTATGATAAACGCCGATACAAGCGGCGCAATCGTATCGAAATCATGTTTGGAAGACTGAAAGACTGGCGCAGAATTGCCACCCGTTATGATCGCTGCCCGATTGTGTTCCGAGCAGCAATAGATCTCGCAGCAGTCGTCATCTTCTGGCTCGGAAACCAATGA
- a CDS encoding ABC transporter substrate-binding protein — MSAGAAIAAGLGMSASGLLLPAQARAQDAKPKKGGHLVIAMHSASSSDHLDPASYTMAYMYTVGFQLFNTLLELGPDGKLTGALVESWEPANADASKWIFRLRKGVTFHNGKELTAKDVVYSLNHHRGDDTKSGGKGVLLAVKDVVASDTYEVTVTLNAGNVDFPAAFVDYHLGIGPDGEDFDKGIGTGAFVLEDFQPGVRALTRRNPNYWHPDRANVDSVETIAMDDTTARMAALMSGQAHIVNAVEPRLVSHLSARPDIQILRTPENSMYCFPMRTDSELLKNNDLRLALKYAIDREELQKSLLVGTGAVGNDHPIPSWNPLYSKDIPQRAFDPEKAAFHLKKSGFSGSIPLSVSDNGFTGSADAAQLYQASAAKAGITIDVERVPSDGYWDEVWLKKPFVASNWSVRPTADAMLSMLLQTGAPWNETGWSNETFDKLLAASRVELDESKRKQIYHDMQVLIVEDGGELIPVFTDNLAAANGKVKGYISVPGGGDMSGYRLAEKVWLEE; from the coding sequence ATGTCAGCCGGAGCAGCCATTGCAGCTGGCTTAGGAATGTCTGCATCCGGATTGCTGCTGCCCGCACAGGCCCGCGCACAAGATGCGAAGCCAAAAAAGGGTGGGCATCTGGTTATTGCCATGCATTCTGCTTCAAGTTCGGATCATCTTGATCCAGCATCTTACACGATGGCATATATGTATACCGTCGGCTTCCAGCTCTTCAACACGCTGTTGGAACTAGGCCCGGATGGAAAACTTACAGGCGCATTGGTGGAAAGCTGGGAGCCCGCAAATGCAGATGCCAGCAAATGGATATTCCGTCTTCGCAAGGGTGTGACGTTCCACAACGGCAAAGAGTTGACTGCCAAAGACGTTGTCTATTCGCTCAATCATCATCGAGGCGACGACACCAAATCGGGCGGCAAGGGTGTACTTCTCGCTGTCAAAGATGTCGTTGCATCCGACACATATGAAGTCACAGTCACATTGAATGCTGGTAATGTCGATTTTCCAGCAGCTTTTGTAGACTATCACCTCGGCATTGGGCCTGACGGTGAAGACTTCGACAAGGGTATAGGGACCGGTGCATTTGTTCTGGAAGATTTTCAACCGGGCGTACGTGCTTTAACTCGTCGCAATCCAAACTACTGGCATCCAGACCGCGCCAATGTGGACTCCGTTGAAACAATCGCCATGGATGACACAACTGCGCGCATGGCAGCGTTGATGAGCGGTCAGGCGCATATCGTCAATGCGGTTGAGCCGCGTCTGGTCAGCCATCTGAGTGCGCGCCCCGATATCCAGATTCTACGTACACCGGAAAACTCGATGTATTGCTTTCCGATGCGCACGGATTCAGAGCTGCTGAAGAACAATGATCTGCGTCTTGCGCTCAAATATGCGATTGACCGCGAAGAGTTGCAGAAAAGTTTGCTGGTTGGCACAGGCGCTGTCGGCAATGACCATCCGATCCCTTCATGGAATCCGCTTTATTCCAAAGATATTCCGCAGCGTGCCTTCGACCCGGAAAAAGCTGCATTTCATCTGAAGAAATCGGGCTTCTCCGGTTCAATTCCGCTCAGCGTATCGGATAACGGTTTTACGGGATCGGCTGATGCAGCTCAACTCTATCAGGCATCTGCGGCAAAGGCGGGCATTACGATAGATGTCGAGCGTGTACCATCGGACGGTTACTGGGATGAAGTCTGGCTGAAGAAGCCATTTGTCGCTTCTAACTGGTCAGTTCGCCCGACCGCTGACGCTATGCTTTCAATGCTGCTTCAGACCGGCGCTCCATGGAACGAAACCGGCTGGAGCAACGAGACGTTTGACAAACTGCTTGCTGCGTCCCGCGTTGAACTGGATGAATCCAAGCGCAAACAGATCTATCACGACATGCAGGTTTTGATCGTAGAAGATGGCGGAGAATTAATCCCAGTCTTCACCGATAATCTTGCTGCCGCAAATGGTAAGGTTAAGGGCTATATTTCTGTGCCAGGTGGCGGCGATATGAGCGGTTATCGTCTGGCTGAAAAAGTCTGGCTAGAAGAATAG
- a CDS encoding type II toxin-antitoxin system Phd/YefM family antitoxin, with translation MQVSNFSSREFNQHVAAAKKAANGDDIVYILDRGKPAHVLMSIEKFRELSGQKQSILQMLAMPEAADIDFDVKPISDLPRSVDLS, from the coding sequence ATGCAAGTTTCCAATTTCAGCAGTCGAGAATTTAATCAGCACGTTGCAGCAGCCAAGAAGGCTGCGAACGGCGACGATATTGTATATATACTCGACAGAGGAAAACCTGCTCATGTGCTCATGAGCATAGAAAAATTCAGAGAGTTGTCCGGACAGAAACAAAGCATTCTTCAGATGCTTGCTATGCCAGAGGCCGCAGACATCGATTTTGATGTTAAACCTATATCCGATTTGCCGCGCTCAGTGGATTTGTCCTGA
- a CDS encoding MFS transporter, with amino-acid sequence MTLAKSATSTNAADDSLPLGGLLALALAGFVTLMTEVMPAGLLPQISMSLGIAESMAGQLVTAYAAGSLITAIPLMMLTQAMRRRGLLLVALGGFAVVNTVTALSDHYWVTLTARFFAGIFGGMVWALIVGYAARMVPSHLAGRAIAITGIGGPLAFTIGVPAGTWLGVQLGWRVSFGLMSVFALALIAWSLIRLPDFAGQPRGKQYSIRQVVTLPGLRPILFVLLAFVVAHNILYTYIAPFLAPSSLADRVDLVLLTFGVAGVFGLWIVGALIDRNLRRLVLGSLIAFATVAFALGVAGTSPVVVLIGVVVWGLVMGGAPTLFQTAEAKAAGDATDVAQAMFVTVWNTGLAGGGLIGGILLDGFGVASFPWAVFALTIPALVVSWLASKHGFPPASQMNHP; translated from the coding sequence ATGACTTTAGCCAAATCCGCAACCTCTACAAACGCCGCCGATGATAGTTTGCCACTCGGCGGGCTTTTGGCGCTGGCATTAGCGGGATTTGTCACGCTCATGACAGAAGTGATGCCTGCCGGGCTTCTACCGCAGATCAGTATGAGCCTCGGTATCGCCGAGAGCATGGCGGGACAACTCGTAACAGCTTACGCAGCTGGATCGCTCATTACGGCGATTCCTCTGATGATGCTGACGCAAGCCATGCGACGGCGTGGTCTTTTGCTTGTGGCTCTGGGGGGCTTTGCAGTCGTCAATACAGTGACGGCGTTGTCCGATCATTATTGGGTCACACTGACGGCTCGCTTCTTTGCCGGGATTTTCGGTGGGATGGTCTGGGCACTGATTGTTGGATATGCTGCACGCATGGTCCCGTCCCATCTTGCTGGTCGCGCTATCGCAATAACGGGGATCGGCGGTCCGCTTGCATTTACGATCGGTGTGCCGGCAGGAACGTGGCTGGGTGTCCAACTGGGCTGGCGTGTATCTTTTGGACTAATGAGCGTATTTGCTCTGGCACTTATTGCGTGGAGCTTGATCAGGCTACCGGATTTTGCCGGGCAACCGCGGGGAAAACAGTATTCAATCCGTCAGGTTGTGACTTTACCAGGGTTGAGGCCGATTTTGTTCGTATTGCTTGCATTCGTTGTCGCGCACAATATTCTCTACACGTATATTGCACCATTCCTGGCGCCATCCAGTCTCGCAGACCGTGTTGATCTGGTGCTTCTGACCTTTGGGGTTGCTGGCGTCTTCGGTCTTTGGATCGTTGGTGCACTGATTGACAGAAACCTACGTCGTCTGGTGCTGGGGAGTTTGATTGCTTTCGCCACCGTTGCATTTGCTCTTGGTGTTGCAGGCACATCGCCGGTAGTCGTCCTAATCGGTGTTGTGGTCTGGGGACTGGTCATGGGGGGAGCACCAACGCTCTTTCAGACGGCAGAAGCAAAGGCCGCGGGCGATGCGACGGATGTCGCTCAGGCCATGTTCGTTACAGTCTGGAATACAGGACTCGCTGGCGGTGGCCTCATTGGTGGAATACTATTGGACGGCTTCGGCGTTGCCTCATTCCCTTGGGCAGTATTCGCGCTAACGATTCCGGCACTGGTCGTTTCATGGCTCGCGTCCAAGCATGGATTTCCGCCGGCTTCACAAATGAATCATCCGTGA
- a CDS encoding type II toxin-antitoxin system VapC family toxin: MYLVDSNIVAELRKAPSGRANSGIVEWAQSVPPSSLFISVITLMELEKGILLKARQDAEAGDILRRWFYEKVQPAFKGRILSIDEAIALENASYHVPNPRPLADSLIAATAKVHGLCVVTRNERDFTLLEKFGVKLLNPWR; this comes from the coding sequence ATGTATCTGGTCGATTCAAACATTGTCGCCGAGCTTCGTAAAGCGCCATCCGGGCGTGCTAATTCAGGTATTGTCGAATGGGCTCAGTCCGTACCCCCCAGCTCACTATTTATCAGTGTCATCACGTTAATGGAGCTGGAAAAGGGTATTCTGCTAAAGGCGCGACAAGATGCGGAAGCTGGAGATATTTTACGTCGCTGGTTTTATGAGAAGGTACAGCCAGCCTTCAAGGGCCGTATTTTATCGATCGACGAGGCAATTGCGTTAGAAAATGCAAGTTATCACGTCCCGAATCCGAGACCTTTAGCAGATAGCTTGATAGCAGCCACAGCCAAAGTGCACGGGTTATGCGTAGTTACCCGAAACGAGAGAGATTTCACCCTGCTCGAAAAATTTGGCGTTAAGCTGTTAAACCCCTGGCGTTAA
- a CDS encoding LysR family transcriptional regulator — translation MDSLGALHAFVQVADANGFTDAGRKLGVSASAVSKAVQRLEDRLGTRLFHRSTRSITLTSEGAMFLERCRRILSEFEAAEAELSQTQTEPHGKLRVSMPSMGLLFMKNMATFKRLHPKIELELDISDRLVDVIDEGFDAVIRTGEHTDSRLMTRTLGYYRRAIVGSPDLFANAGIPDTPEDLIGLPCLVYRFPATGKLDRWPLSRDGRPIHIELTNSVLMNALEPQICLAENGVGVACVPDIAVSGQLETGSLISVLEPYLEDRAKISIMWPTSRHLSPKLRAFLDFASKELSMILSMS, via the coding sequence ATGGACAGTCTCGGAGCATTACACGCCTTTGTTCAGGTAGCAGACGCTAATGGGTTTACCGACGCTGGCCGCAAGCTCGGAGTTTCCGCTTCTGCTGTCAGTAAGGCGGTACAGCGACTGGAGGATCGCCTTGGCACACGGTTGTTTCACCGCTCTACGCGGAGCATCACACTGACTTCGGAAGGGGCGATGTTTCTTGAGCGCTGCCGGCGCATCCTGAGCGAATTTGAAGCTGCCGAAGCTGAACTCTCGCAGACGCAGACCGAGCCTCATGGCAAACTGCGTGTCAGTATGCCATCAATGGGGCTACTGTTCATGAAGAACATGGCCACGTTCAAGCGTCTCCATCCAAAAATCGAACTGGAGTTGGATATCAGCGACCGATTGGTGGACGTGATTGATGAAGGCTTCGATGCGGTCATTCGCACAGGCGAGCATACTGATTCCCGGTTGATGACACGCACGCTGGGCTACTATCGCCGCGCGATCGTGGGTTCACCGGACTTGTTCGCAAATGCAGGCATCCCAGATACGCCAGAAGATCTCATAGGACTTCCCTGCCTAGTCTATCGCTTCCCTGCGACGGGTAAGCTCGACCGATGGCCCTTATCCCGCGACGGCAGGCCAATTCATATTGAACTGACCAACAGCGTGCTGATGAACGCGCTTGAACCTCAAATCTGTTTAGCAGAAAATGGCGTTGGAGTCGCTTGCGTGCCAGATATCGCAGTATCGGGACAGTTAGAAACCGGCTCTCTGATTAGCGTATTAGAGCCCTATCTTGAGGACCGAGCCAAGATCAGCATCATGTGGCCAACAAGTCGGCATCTCTCGCCTAAACTGCGCGCTTTTTTAGACTTCGCGAGTAAGGAACTATCCATGATATTATCGATGTCTTGA
- a CDS encoding ABC transporter permease, which translates to MRKRNKGSQFLASIGFSGIAFFLLVAIFAEWLAPHPISEIVGSVWQGPSREALLGTDNIGRDLLSRVIWGTRLTLSIAAAATILAFLIGVPLGFLAALTRGWPDQVLSRGNDLLMAIPTLIFALVVLAVLPKNVLILIVVIAVLEATRVFRVSRAIACDIVVLDYIEIARLRGESKSWIIFHEVLPNALSPLLAEFGLRFVFSILFLSTLSFLGLGVQPPIADWGSLVKENKDGLMFGVFAALIPGGTIALLAISVNFVVDWILQRTTSLKRGAQNNG; encoded by the coding sequence ATGAGAAAACGCAACAAAGGCTCACAATTTCTCGCATCAATTGGCTTTAGCGGTATAGCCTTCTTTCTGCTTGTTGCAATTTTTGCAGAATGGCTCGCACCGCATCCCATATCGGAAATCGTTGGCAGCGTATGGCAAGGTCCCTCACGCGAGGCGTTGCTTGGAACCGATAACATTGGCCGAGATCTTCTGTCTCGTGTTATCTGGGGTACGCGGTTAACGCTTTCGATCGCCGCCGCAGCTACAATCCTCGCATTTTTGATTGGCGTACCGCTAGGCTTTCTTGCTGCCTTGACGCGTGGATGGCCCGATCAGGTTCTCTCGCGCGGCAACGATCTTCTGATGGCAATTCCGACACTGATTTTTGCTCTTGTTGTGCTGGCCGTTCTGCCTAAAAATGTCCTCATCCTGATAGTGGTAATCGCAGTGCTGGAAGCAACACGTGTTTTCAGAGTAAGCCGTGCGATTGCCTGCGATATTGTCGTGCTCGACTATATCGAAATCGCGCGCCTGCGCGGCGAAAGCAAAAGCTGGATCATCTTCCACGAAGTGCTGCCCAATGCATTGTCACCGCTGCTTGCAGAGTTCGGACTGCGTTTCGTCTTTTCTATCCTGTTTCTTTCGACTCTTTCCTTTCTCGGACTCGGTGTTCAGCCGCCTATTGCCGACTGGGGAAGTCTGGTCAAAGAAAACAAGGATGGGTTGATGTTTGGCGTGTTTGCCGCCCTTATTCCCGGCGGAACCATTGCTTTGCTTGCTATCAGTGTGAACTTTGTCGTCGACTGGATTTTACAGCGCACCACCAGCCTTAAAAGAGGCGCGCAAAACAATGGATAA
- a CDS encoding DUF2254 domain-containing protein yields the protein MPKWRWLMAQMTRRLWVRATLIGALGVLAAILAAVAERYIPWDMPGSIGADAVDSILAIIASSMLAVTTFSLSIMVSAYGSATNNVTPRATKLLIEDRLTQTVLSTFIGSFLFGIVGLIVLRTGVYGERGRVVLFIVTVAVIALVVISLLRWIDHLTRLGRVGETTDRVEDATREALESRLRQPYLGGVPLRSADAQDPPASFGVTTDTIGYIQHVDIPALARLSEEYDKDLYVNAVPGTFVYPHTPLAWIADGEIEDADAAVKRVRAAFTVGDERSFDQDPRFGLAVMSEIGSRALSPATNDPGTAIDVIGRNTRLLSLWSASKREDSDYEPDYPRVHVPPLNSDDLFEDAFMLMARDGAGLIEVQLRMQKTLAALALMGDDDFKAAALKQARLAFDRAKASLTMDMDKERLSEVSRWHAARD from the coding sequence ATGCCAAAATGGCGATGGTTGATGGCGCAAATGACGCGCCGGCTGTGGGTTCGGGCCACATTGATCGGCGCTTTAGGCGTCCTCGCTGCCATTCTCGCTGCTGTCGCAGAGAGGTATATCCCGTGGGATATGCCGGGTAGTATCGGAGCTGATGCCGTCGACAGCATTCTTGCGATAATTGCCTCCAGCATGCTCGCCGTGACGACGTTTTCGTTGAGCATTATGGTGTCCGCCTACGGTTCCGCGACGAACAATGTCACGCCGCGTGCGACGAAGTTGTTGATTGAGGATCGCCTGACACAGACGGTTCTGTCGACTTTCATCGGTTCTTTCCTGTTTGGCATCGTCGGCCTGATCGTCCTTAGAACGGGAGTGTACGGCGAACGTGGGCGGGTTGTTCTCTTCATCGTGACGGTCGCCGTCATCGCGCTTGTTGTTATCTCTCTATTGCGATGGATTGATCATTTGACTCGGCTTGGCCGAGTTGGAGAAACGACCGACAGGGTAGAGGACGCGACACGTGAAGCTCTTGAGAGTCGGCTACGACAGCCTTATCTTGGCGGGGTACCTTTGCGGAGTGCTGATGCGCAGGATCCGCCGGCCTCCTTTGGGGTGACGACTGACACTATCGGGTATATCCAGCATGTGGACATACCCGCACTTGCCCGGCTCTCTGAAGAGTATGACAAAGATCTGTATGTCAACGCCGTTCCAGGCACCTTCGTCTATCCGCATACGCCTCTTGCCTGGATCGCGGATGGGGAAATCGAGGACGCAGATGCCGCTGTGAAGCGAGTACGAGCTGCGTTTACTGTCGGAGATGAGCGATCCTTTGATCAGGATCCACGTTTCGGATTGGCAGTGATGAGTGAGATCGGCTCACGCGCACTTTCTCCGGCCACGAACGATCCAGGTACCGCGATCGACGTCATTGGTCGCAACACGCGCCTGCTAAGTCTTTGGAGCGCGAGCAAACGCGAAGATAGTGATTATGAGCCGGACTATCCGCGTGTTCATGTGCCACCGCTCAATTCGGATGATCTTTTTGAGGATGCCTTCATGCTGATGGCGCGGGACGGCGCTGGCCTGATCGAAGTGCAATTGCGTATGCAGAAGACTTTGGCCGCCCTCGCTCTTATGGGGGACGATGACTTCAAGGCTGCGGCACTGAAACAGGCTCGGCTGGCGTTCGACCGCGCAAAGGCTTCTCTTACCATGGACATGGACAAGGAGCGGTTATCGGAAGTCTCGCGGTGGCATGCCGCGCGCGATTAA